ttattactaagaaggttgctacgtttaaaaagatataacattcgaaattcaaatatttccaattagctagaagtgcaaaacttttagtgggCCCCATGTATATCGTATAGCGTTGAGTGCGGTGAGAGTTATAGGTGAATGTGCATGTGCTAGTGTGCGCCTCTGCGGAACCGCAAACAGATGCCCACGGTTACGGAGTTATTTGTTCGAAACAAAAAACTGACACAGCTTATCACTTAACTCGGGAGAGGGAGTATCGATCTTACCATGAAAAATCTTACAGACAGTAGTCAGTACTCTTGAGAACTACCAAAGAATTATAGTTCAGAGACGCCAGAAGAAATTTGGTTGGATATATGTAATACCCAGTGGAATACCCGTATATCGGTTTATTACATACATTGGCGTTCTCGTGTGGGTTCCAGAAGCCGGCGCAAGATTCTAATTTTTATCTAACTAGCGCATTGTAGATCATTCGGATGGCATTGCGTGGGGATAATCCCTCGCATTTCTAAAAACGAAGCCGAGGCGTCTATGCGATTCTCTTGCCAGAGCAAGAACATGATCATGAAAGttcagtttataataataataataataataataaatctttatttcgaGTATCACTCATATTAATTGTTAGTAATACAGCAAACTTATTTTCTATGTTAGTACTTATCCTAAACCTATTACTTATTAAGTTACAGATGTGTGTCACCGCTGCACCATTCCGTTAGAAATACTGCAGCAATGACCCACATATCTGCAATCCAACCTGCTCGCAATCATCTTTAGAATGCTGTTGGTACTGCCCCGCACTCTGCTCACCAGGGATCCACATCTTTTGCGTACAGTCGCATAAAAACAGTCGACCCGTGCTTCCGCGAACATCCCTGATGCGCTACAAAATCGGGGCAGCCCCATCAGCACCCTGAAAGCATTGTTATATTGAACACGAAGCGCGTTGTAATTTTTGAGTGTACATGGCCCACAAGTTGCACGTGTAGAAAGTTGTACAAAAGGCTCTGAACAGCGTAATCTTGACGCTGTTTGAGCAACGCACGAATCTGCGAGCCAGCATATTCGCTCTCACCGACAACGCACTCCGTTCTCTCTCGATTTCCGTGTCGTCCCTGAGGTCGGAAGTCAACATATGACCAAGATATTTAAACGTAGATACTCTCTCCAACGCTGTACCATTGAGCATTACAGATGGTACTTTATTTGGTGTTTTACCACCGGCCTCAAAGACCATCACTTTACTTTTTCTAGCGTTATAGGCAAGACCATGTCCTCCCACACAAGCCTCACATATGGCCATCAGTTGTCTGAGACCACAAATAGACGCACTGAGCAGCACCATGTCGTCTGCGTAGCTTATATTGTTGACACAAGTTCCGTCTATGAAGCAGCCGACCCTGGTGCCACTGAGCTCGTCAATCAAATCATTTACATATAGGTTGAAGAGCGTTGGTGAGCTCAATCCTCCCTGCCTCACCCCGCACTCCAACCCACATGGACGTGACAAGACTCCCGCCCATCTGACATGGCTGACCTGGTTTTCATaccaaaatttgaaaatattgataatctCAGAAGGTATTCCAACCTTTCACATTTTTTGCCATAAGATATCGTATGAAACCAGATCAAACGCCTTCGACAAGTCAAGAAAACAGGCATAAACTGGAGTCTTGCGCTTAGTATAGTATGTGACAGCACTTTTAACACACAGTATAGCACTCTCTGTAGACAATCCAGGTCGAAATCCAAACTGGTTGTCATGAGGctttataaacttatttaactgCATATTAAGTATGCTGTCAAACACCTTTGAGATGACCGTAGCCAATGAAATTGGTCTATAGTTGTTTTTATCAGCCAGGTCGCTGgttttgttttttacaatagGCACAACTATTGTACGTATCATCTCGTCCGGCATAAAACTATGACTCACACAAAAGCTGTACAGCATTGACAAAACCCTGGGAAGACGTGGCCCAGCGTATTGAAGATGCTCAATGCTCAGTCCGTCATGGCCTGGAGATTTACCTCTGGTCATATGTTTGATGGTATGTGCTATTTCTTTACACTTGAAATTGATACCAATTTCTATGTTGGACTGAACATTGAGCACCGATTCAGAAGTCCCCCGTAGCGGCTTAACGCGAAAGTGGTCCATAAACATATTAGATATAGTTTCAGGCTCACACACGCCACCAACGCTCACAGGGAGGGACGGCTTACTGTTCATTCTATTGGTATTCTTCCAAAACCCGCGAAAATCATTTTTCGAATGGTGCGAAGCTAGAATATCCATTTTAATTTGATCCTGACGGTTTTGACACCATTTTAAACGAGATTTGAAAATTCTTCTAGCCTCGCACATTTCCCTATAAACATATCCTGAGGTTGGCTTCCCATACCACAGCCACCACTGAAACTTTTGCCTTGCCTCCCCTTGCGCTTCGGCTACATGCTTATTCCAGCCTATCACTCTCTTTTTGGCTACACGGTACATACTCTTTCGACCCGCCCCGGAAGCCTCAACTAAAGCTTTAACGATGTCACTGTACAACTTAGTTATGGCATTTCTATGCTCAAAGTCGTTACAAGTATGGTCACAGCAATACTGAAGCCCATGTGGGAAGTCAATTAGTCTTAGCCTTTCATGACATTCCCTCTGGTATGTATTTATTTGCACTTGGCTTCTCTCTCCCCAATAAACCTCATTTAGAGAggtatttttacaaactttctTTGGTAATAACACGTTTAAATTACATTCTACGACCAGAGGAAAGTGGTCAGACCATAATACATCATATAATACATAAACGTTACTCACAGAGTCAAGAGCGGCTTAAGTAGTTAAACAATGATCGAGCCACCGCTTGGATCCGTGAGCTTCACTTATAAATGTATATGTCTCGGACCGTAAACCTAATATCTCAGTATCAACACAAGTCCACTCTTGTTCTAAGCAGAACTGAGTAAGTTCATGGTAAAACCGCTCAAAAGGGTGTGCATTGTAGTCCCCAAGTATGTATACGTAGTTTTCCCCATAACTGTCAATAATAGCACTTACCGAACTTAGTACGTCCGTAAAATCCATTAGGTTTGCAAGTGAATCCGTAGGCATATATACACTCATCACTACGAACGATTTCTCTTGTAACACTACTTTGATAGCGCAAATACGCGGGTTATTACACTGAATAATGGACACATTTTGAAAAACACTACGCTTCCACAACAGCGCAACGCCTCCGTATGGTCTCCCACGTAGAATACCAGTAGACGTGTCTATCGCAGATACTCCTGTGGAGCTGAAGTCCTCGCTTATTGTGTCAAGGAAACAAAGCTCCTCCTTGAGCAACCAGCATTCTTGTAAAGCGATTAAATGTGAGGATTTACATAGCTCACGAATACATTGTGCAGAACGCTTTACATTCTTacaattaaatgaaacaaatttacatgttatgtttttatcCATTAACAATTGGCAAGTTTCTCAGCGCCACCTGTGTGATGGGTGtttcatttgattttaatttgggTTTAAGCTTAAAGTGCACAAATCGTCGAAAAATAATTCCCTGTGGCCATAGATTCTCATCAAGGTACAAAGGTAGCTTGCTTTGtgaaacaaaaatcttataagCGTCGTGTTCACATTGCcgtttaattgaaattttctctagacTCACAATACTTTCCTGAGTTTTattctcaatatatttaattatatccgATTCTACTGTGTCTTTATGTACGTTTGTTATAAATAAGGGTATCTTTCTATCGGCCGCCCTGAATTTTTCGTCTGATTCTACCACAAAATTTCCCATTTTGCCAATAAGGCGGTTTTTGGATTTTTGTGACTTCTTTTGCACCACTGTCCAGCCTTCATTTGGATTATGTACCTTAGCGACCCCTGCATATGATCGAATTTGCGCTGTCGCACCGAGCTGACCATTCGATTCGCTCGACGTGCCTGATGACTCAGTGCCAACTCGCATAATGCCGCGTTCGGCGCGTGTGACGCAATCGTCGGTCGAATGTTTAGATACAGTGCTTTGAAACTGCACTGAGTTACTACCCTCCGCTTTACTCAAATCAATACTTctataatttgaattatattccCTCGGAGATGTCTCATAGTTAGATTGTTCCAACGGCGTTGTAACGATAGTGTCGTCTAATTGGGACAAACCTATCGGTCCGCTATCAAAGTATCCTCCTCTTTTCATATTTACTTTCATAATCGAAAGTGGCGGCGAAGGTAATTTTCCGCTCAAGCATTCCTTTTTGAAATTTTCTAGCTGCTCAACAGTTGCATATGAGGATTTAATGCTTTTGATCTCCGCCTGTACTAGCATCAAATCCTTGAGCAGTTTGGAGACGTCCAGATGGTCGAAAGTTATAGGTGGTAATTTTTCCAAATCCCTGGCCACAAACACAGGTAGTACATCAGGGTCAGTTACCTTAAATACACTTATGATGTCGTGCAAAAGGCGGTTTTCCTTGCCTTTTCCTTTGCGTAAAGTTTTTGTGCGTAGATCCGCTGGTAATGCTTCCAGAAGTAAGCTATTCGCTATCTCAATTTGTTCACGTGAGAAAGCAGACGCACATATTTGCACCAAACTCACTTCATTGGCTATTGAAACTTTATTTTGGATGTAAGCCAAAAGCTCATCCACAACGAGATGACAATTATTACACTTTAACGTACTCATTCTATTCGAAATCGCATACGTCTCACGCTCAATCGGAAACGTCCGACGCGACCCGAATCACGCGCGCAACTGATCACTGATTTATGATCAAAGATGTTTAGAGAcaaattaagataaaataaaaatatttgggaggAATGTGGATTGACAATAGTGATTGAAGACCACTTTAGGTGATAACtttattttgtgaatatttaataaatagacAGTAATGTGTTTGAACAGAAAAGGATTATGCATGTTCCACATTAACTCAAAACTAAAATACTTCATTTGTACCAGATTTAACATTAATAGCGGGGATAGTAAtgaaatagataataatagCTCAGACTACagataaatacttacttaaatagtTAAAGTGATATAGAGAAAAATAATCAAAGTGTGACAAATAAAAAGCTtttcatattcatcattttATTTTGCTCGAAAAGTTTGTTTTATGGACATCAAAGAAAGAACATTTTTGATAtgaagtaaatttaaaatggaGGTCCTCTGCGAGCGGCATCAGAATCTGCAAATAAgtataatacattaaaaatgctaaataaatatttgtttcacattaaaatactgttaattaaatagatacaaataaaacattaataacgtcttccggctgaaatgatgatgatgtaaatagaattaatattaattatatttacatgaaaataataatttttcaactACAACGTCTAATTTTGAATGACAGACAAGATTTCTAAAgacattgatttatttaaaacggcTTTGCTCAACTGACTAGTTTCgcaccattcggaggtccttcatctgCGTGCGTGAAATGAGTTCAGTTTCAAGTTGAGTCAGTACCAACTCCGACGAACCTTGAGTAAagctgttttgaataaataatgtatattttgtcTTACGTcactttcaattatttaaataattttatttctaaatacaATTGAAAATCTATAAGAGACCTAGCTATGtctttaaattaaacattaccAGTTCGTGGGGTTGGTCCTTGGTGAACTGGCGGTCCTCTACGAGTTACGTCGTCTCCatctaaaattacaatattttagagaggcttataaaatatacattttatgcaATACCatggaaatttaaaaaatctcttcataattaaatatctaacacaaaatttttctttattccGTGAATTGGTCTATAgtgaaacaaatattatttctcACGTcactttcaataattttaataatttaataccttAAGAATATTGAAAAACTATAAGAGGCTTTAACTAtgtctttaaatataataatatatttaccgtTTGGTGGACGATGAGGTGGACCTTGGTGAACTGGAGGTCCTCTACGAGTTGTGTCGTCTCCATCatctataacaaaaatattttactttggtCAAAAGAAATTCaagtaatacattatttttgttaagagGATAATTAATCAAAGTTTGGATGCTACTTCTCgtgatgaaaaatatatttgctcATAAGAATAACAcattatatttaactttaatgtGTCAAATCTACATTATGTCTCTGAAGTGTGGCCGTAAATTCCGagactaataataaatattaaatttaataataaaatatttataacgtcttcctgctgaaatgatgatatgatgatgaagaaatattaattatatttacatgaaaataataatttttcaactAAAACGTCTAATTTTGAATGACAGACAAGCTTTCTAAAgacattgatttatttaaaacggcTTTAATTGCGGTTTTTCGGGAATTGGTactgactagtttcggaccattcggaggtccgtCCATCAGCGTGAGTGTAGTGAGTTTGCGGTGTTGTCCCGTAacaaactagtcggtaccaactccGACGAACCGTGAGTAAAgtcgttttaaataaatatacttacttagttcaAAATTATGTCTCAGGTcactttcaataattttaataatttaatttctaaataaaattgaaaaactataaaatacttTAACTACATCTTtaggttttatatatttaccgGTTGGTGGACGTTGAGGTGGTCCTTGGTGAACTGGCGGTCCTCTACGAGTGACGTCGTCTCCatctaaaattacaatattttagagAGGCTTGCACATACATTTTATGCAATACCGTGGAAATGTTAACAATttcttcataattaaatatctaaCACACAGAGGTTTTCTTCAATACGTGAATTGGTCAATAGTGAAACAAATATTTAGATAGATTGAAGATAATATTAGAAACGGGGATAGTAACggtttataagatttttttaccACAATGAGGGACTTGACGAGAAGGACGTttagctgaaggtaattgataagccctgcccgtTACTAATGTAGAGCCGTTCATGATTCTtgtaaaactcaaaaattctgaacggcactacgattgcgctcgtcttcttgagacaaaagttattttactaacataatatttaactattgtaatccaagttgtataatattatagtgggGAAGGTAGCAGATAATGGAAGATGTGTAACTCTGTAAGTTATCTGTACACttcgatatttatttttttatttttgtatat
The nucleotide sequence above comes from Leptidea sinapis chromosome 12, ilLepSina1.1, whole genome shotgun sequence. Encoded proteins:
- the LOC126967087 gene encoding uncharacterized protein LOC126967087, with translation MSTLKCNNCHLVVDELLAYIQNKVSIANEVSLVQICASAFSREQIEIANSLLLEALPADLRTKTLRKGKGKENRLLHDIISVFKVTDPDVLPVFVARDLEKLPPITFDHLDVSKLLKDLMLVQAEIKSIKSSYATVEQLENFKKECLSGKLPSPPLSIMKVNMKRGGYFDSGPIGLSQLDDTIVTTPLEQSNYETSPREYNSNYRSIDLSKAEGSNSVQFQSTVSKHSTDDCVTRAERGIMRVGTESSGTSSESNGQLGATAQIRSYAGVAKVHNPNEGWTVVQKKSQKSKNRLIGKMGNFVVESDEKFRAADRKIPLFITNVHKDTVESDIIKYIENKTQESIVSLEKISIKRQCEHDAYKIFVSQSKLPLYLDENLWPQGIIFRRFVHFKLKPKLKSNETPITQVALRNLPIVNG